The sequence CCGCGCGGTAGGGGTCCGTGCGCCCGGCGCGCTCCTCGGCCGCGAGCAGCGTCTCCAGGGCGCCCGGGACCGGCGCGTCGTCCGCGGCCGTGTCCGTGAAGACCCGTACGCCGTACCAGGCGTGCAGCGGGGCTCCGAGGCCGGCGAGCGTCGCGGTGAGCGTGGCCAGCCGGTCGGCCCGTACGTCCAGGCCCAGGCGATTGGTGTAGGCGGCGGTGTCGAACGCGGCCAGCGCGGCGGCCCAGTCACCGGACAGGCCCGGGCGCATGGCGAGCGCGTCGCCGTTGCGGACCAGCAGGGAGAGCAGGCCGCCCGGCGCCAGCATCCGGGCCAGGCCCGCCACCAGCGGGTCGGGCTCCTCGACGTACATCAGCACTCCGTGGCACAGCACCACGTCGAAACTGCCCGGCAGGAAGTGCACACCGGTGTCCCGCCCGTCGCCCTGCACCAGCCGGACCCGCTCGCGGATGCCCTCGGGCTGCGCGGCCAGCGCCGCACGCGCGGCGTCGACCATCGTCGCGTCCTGCTCGACGCCGGTCACCTGGTGGCCGAGCCGGGCCAGCCGCAGCGCCTGCGTGCCCTGGCCCATCCCGACGTCGAGCACCCGCAGCCGCTGCCCGACCGGGAACCGCGCGGCGATCTGCTCGTCCAGCTGCCGGGCCACCAGCTCCTGCCGTACGACGTCGCGCAGCCCGCCCAGCCTGCGCAGCCAGGCGTGTGCCGCATCCCCGGTGAAGGCGTCTGCGCTCAGGGCCGCTCTCCGCGCTTGACCTGCGGCTTCGGCAGCCGGAGCCGGCGCATCTGGAGGGAACGCATCAGGGCGTAGGCGACCGCGCCATGGGTGTTCTGGTCGGGGAACTTCTCCTTGAGGCGCTTCTTGAGCCGGAAGCCGCTGAAGGCCGCGTCCAGCACGATCAGCACGATCACGACCAGCCACAGCAGCAGCGCGATGCTCTGGATCGCGCCCACCCGCACCACGCTCAGCACGAGGATGACCACGGCCATCGGCAGGAAGAACTCCGCCACGTTGAACCGCGAGTCCACCCAGTCACGGGCGAAGCGGCGCACGGGCCCCTTGTCCCGGGCCGGGAGATAGCGCTCGTCACCGGAGGCCAGGGCCTGGCGCTGGCGCTCCAGGGCCTGGCGCCGCTCCTCGCGCTGGCGCTTCGCGGCGTCCTTGCGGGTCGTCGGCGTGTTGGCGACACTGCGGCGCTGGGACTGGGCCTCACTGCGCTTGGGCGTGGGCCTGCCCTTGGGGGCCTGCGGGTCACGGGGCTGCTTGGAGTCGGCTGCCTGCGCCTTGTCGGCGGGGGCCTTCTCTTCCTTGGCACGGCTACGGAACACAAAACCCAAGGGTAAGCGCTGCACCGGCATGGACGTCAGCCCTGCGGGGAACGATCCGGCAACACCGTTCGTCTGTAGGGGGACAGAGGGGGCGTTCCGGCAGGGGGTCACCTACTCCTTGCGCCGGAGCGGTAGCGTCCGCAGTCGTTCTTGGGGATGAGCGCATCCGTCCCCGAACAGTGCGGTAATGGAGTCAGGGCCCGTACTGTGGGTCCTGTCGCAGGATCTGTGAGCTGGAGTCCGTCAGAAGGGGGCGCGCGAAGCCCATGAGCGGTGTCATGAAGCGTATGGGGATGATCTTCCGCGCGAAGGCGAACAAGGCCCTTGACCGGGCCGAGGACCCGCGCGAGACCCTCGATTACTCGTACCAGAAGCAGCTGGAGCTGCTGCAGAAGGTGCGCCGCGGGGTCGCCGACGTGGCGACCAGCCGCAAGCGCCTGGAACTCCAGCTCAACCAGCTGCAGCAGCAGTCCACCAAGCTGGAGGACCAGGGCCGCAAGGCGCTCGCGCTCGGCCGCGAGGACCTGGCCCGCGAGGCGCTGTCCCGGCGCGCGGCCCTCCAGCAGCAGGTGACGGACCTCGAGACGCAGCACGCGACCCTCCAGGGCGAGGAGGAGAAGCTCACCCTCGCGGCCCAGCGCCTCCAGGCCAAGGTCGACGCCTTCCGTACGAAGAAGGAGACCATCAAGGCCACCTACACCGCGGCCCAGGCCCAGACCCGCATCGGCGAGGCGTTCACCGGTATCTCCGAGGAGATGGGCGACGTCGGCCTCGCCATCCAGCGTGCCGAGGACAAGACGCAGCAGCTCCAGGCCCGTGCCGGCGCCATCGACGAGCTGCTCGCCTCCGGCGCCCTGGACGACCCGACCGGCACGGCGAAGGACGACATCGCCGCCGAGCTGGACCGCCTCTCCGGTGGTACGGATGTGGAGCTGGAACTGCAGCGCATGAAGGCCGAGCTGGCCGGTGGCTCCCCGCAGCAGGCCATCGAGGGCGGCACCGGCCAGGCGCAGTCCCAGCAGCAGCCGCAGGACACCCCGCGCTTCGACAAGCAGTAGTCCGGCGCTGGGGCCCGAGCCGAGGAGGCCGACGTGATCGTACGGATCATGGGAGAAGGCCAGTGGAAGCTGGCCGGCTCCCAGTTCGACGAGCTGAACAAGCTGGACGACGAGCTGCTGGAGGAGATGGAGAGCGGCGACGAGGAAGGCTTCCGCCGGACGCTCGGCGCCCTCCTCGACTCCGTCCGCCGGCTCGGCACCCCGCTTCCGGCCGACGCCCTGGAGCCCTCGGAGCTGATCCTTCCGGCACCGGACGCCTCGCTGCAGGAGGTCCGGGAGATGCTCAGCGACGACGGGCTGATCCCGGGCTGAGGCACCCGGCCGGCGGCGGTGCGCGCGCCCACCGCCGACCAGCGCCCCCGGCGGGGCACCGGCAATTCCCCCGTACTGTTCATACTCGTGAGCACTCTCGAACGCGCCCGCTGCAGCCTCAAGGCCCACCCCTGGGCCCTGGACGCGGCCCTCGCGGCAGGCGTACTGGTGTGCATGATCGCGGGATCCTTCGTGACCCCCCGCGGGAACAACGGCGTCACCTGGGGCATCCGCACCCCCGCGCCCCTCAGCCTGCTCCTCATGCTGCTCGCCGCGGCCGCGCTCGTCTTCAGGCGCCGCGCCTCCAGGACGGTGCTCGCCGTCACGGGCACGTTCTCCGTGGTCGAGTCCGTCACCGGCGACCCGCGCGCCCCGGTCGCGATGTCCGCCGTCGTCGCCCTGTACACCGTCGCCTCGACCACCGACCGCACCACCACCCTGCGGATCGGCCTGCTCACCATGACCGTGCTGACGGCCGCCGCCATGCTCGGCGGCCCCCTGCCCTGGTACGCGCAGGAGAACCTGGGCGTCCTCGCCTGGACCGGCATCGGAGCCACCGCCGGGGACGCCGTACGCAGCCGGCGCGCGGTCGTCCAGGCCATCCGGGAGCGGGCCGAACGCGCCGAACGCACCCGCGAGGAGGAGGCCCGCCGCCGGGTCGCCGAGGAGCGGCTGCGCATCGCCCGCGATCTGCACGACGTCGTCGCCCATCACATCGCCCTCGTGAACGTGCAGGCCGGGGTGGCCGCGCACGTCATGGACAAGCGACCCGACCAGGCCAAAGAGGCCCTCGCCCACGTCCGCGAGGCCAGTCGCTCCGCGCTCGACGAACTGCGGGCCACCGTCGGCCTGCTCCGCCAGTCCGGCGACCCCGAGGCCCCGACCGAGCCCGCGCCCGGCCTGAGCCGCCTCGAGGACCTCGCGGGCACCTTCCGCAGCGCCGGGCTCCCGGTGGAGGTGGCCCGCGCCGGCCAGGACGCCGATCTGCCCGCCGCCGTCGATCTGGCCGCCTACCGGATCGTCCAGGAGGCCCTGACCAATGTGCAAAAGCACGCGGGGCCGGGCGCAAAGGCCGAGGTCAGCGTCGTACGCGTGGGGCCGAACATCGAGGTCACCGTGCTGGACGACGGCCCGGGCGGGCAGAGCGCGCCCGGCACCGGCGGCGGGCACGGGCTGCTCGGCATGCGCGAGCGGGTCAGCGCCTTCGGCGGCACCCTCACCACCGGACCCCGCTACGGCGGCGGCTTCCGCGTCCATGCGATCCTGCCCGTCAAGACCCGTACCGAGACCCGTACGACGGCCCAGGGGGAGCCCGCATGACGATCCGTGTCCTGCTCGCCGACGACCAGGCCCTGCTGCGCAGCGCCTTCCGGGTCCTGGTCGACTCCGAGTCCGACATGGAGGTGGTCGGGGAGGCCTCCGACGGTACTCAGGCGGTGCGGCTGGCCAAGGAGCAGGCCGCCGACGTCGTCCTCATGGACATCCGGATGCCGGGCACGGACGGGCTCGCCGCCACCCGGATGATCAGCGCCGATCCCTCTCTCGCGCAGGTCCGCGTGGTCATCCTGACGACGTTCGAGGTCGACGACTACGTCGTCGAGGCCCTGCGCGCGGGTGCCTCCGGCTTCCTCGGCAAGGGCAGCGAGCCGGAGGAACTGCTGAACGCCATCCGGGTGGCGGCGGGCGGTGAGGCGCTGCTGTCACCGGCCGCCACCAAGGGGCTGATCGCCCGCTTCCTCGCCCAGGGCGACGGCGACGACGGCCGCGACCCCGCCCGCTCCGAGCGGCTCGGCGCGCTCACCGGGCGGGAGCGGGAGGTGCTCGTCCAGGTCGCCGGCGGCCACTCCAACGACGAGATCGCCGAGCGCCTCGAGGTCAGCCCGCTCACGGTGAAGACGCACGTCAACCGGGCCATGGCCAAGCTGGGCGCCCGCGACCGGGCCCAGCTCGTGGTGATCGCGTACGAGTCGGGACTGGTCCGGCCGAGGACGGACTGATCTCCACCCGGAGCCCACCCACGGCGTACTGCGCTCTCCACCCGGGCGTACTGCGGGCGGAGTAGGGCCGGGATAAGGAAATGGACTCTGGGCCTACGCTTCGGCCCTCCGTGACGGGTGAGGGTGGTGGGGTCTGCCGCTCACGGAAGAGAGACCCTGATCCATGTCCTGGCTGTCGAGATTCAGCCTCCGGCAACGGGCCCTGATCGGCCTGATGTCGCTCGTCGCGCTCGTCTTCGGGCTCATCGCGATACCCCAGATCAAGCAGCAGCTGCTGCCCACCATCAACCTGCCCATGGTGTCGGTGATCGCGCCGTACCAGGGTGCCTCGCCCGACGTGGTCGAGAAGCAGGTCGTCGAGCCGCTCGAGAACAACCTCCAGGGCGTGGACGGCGTCAAGTCGGTCACCTCCACCGCCAGTGAGGGCAACGCCGTGATCATGGCGTCCTTCGACTACGGCAACGACACCAAGCAGCTCGTCTCCGACGTCCAGCAGGCCGTCAACCGGGCCCGCAACCAGCTCCCGGCCGATGTCGACCCGCAGGTCGTCTCCGGCTCGACCGACGACATGCCCACCGTTGTCCTCGCCGCCACCTCCGGCAAGGACCAGCAGGCCCTCGCCGACCAGCTGGACAAGACCGTCGTACCGGCCCTGAAGGACATCTCCGGTGTCGGCCGCGTCCAGGTCACCGGCGTACGCGACCTGCAGGTCGCGGTCACCCCGGACGACGCGAAGCTCGCCCGGGCCGGCCTCACCTCCGCCGCCCTCGGCCAGGCCCTGCAGGCCGGTGGCGCGACCGTCCCGGCGGGCTCCTTCGAGGAGGACGGCGTGAGCCGCACCGTCCAGGTCGGCGGCGGCTTCACCTCGCTCACGCAGATCCAGGACCTGATGGTCACCAGCGGGAGCGGCGGCAGGCCCGTACGCCTCGCAGACGTGGCCACCGTCAAGGAGCAGCCGGCCCCGGCCGACTCCATCACCCGCACCGACGGCCGTCCCAGCCTCGCCGTCACCGTGACCATGGACCACGACGGCAGCGCGGTCACCATCTCCGGCGCGGTCAAGGACAAGCTGCCCGGCCTGCGCGAGCAGCTCGGCTCCGACGCGAAGCTCACGGTCGTCAGCGACCAGGGCCCGGCCGTGTCCAAGTCCATCAAGGGCCTGACCACCGAGGGCGCGCTCGGCCTGCTCTTCGCGGTCCTGGTCATCCTGGTCTTCCTCGCGTCGATCCGCTCGACGCTGGTGACGGCGGTGTCCATCCCGCTGTCCGTCGTCCTCGCGCTGATCGTGCTGTGGACGCGCGGCCTGTCGCTGAACATGCTGACGCTGGGCGCGCTGACCATCGCCATCGGCCGGGTCGTGGACGACTCGATCGTGGTCCTGGAGAACATCAAGCGCCACCTCGGCTACGGCGAGGAGCGGCAGGCGGCGATCCTGAACGCCGTGCGCGAAGTGGCCGGCGCGGTCACCTCCTCCACCCTCACCACGGTCGCCGTGTTCCTGCCGATCGGCCTGGTCGGCGGCATGGTGGGCGCCCTGTTCGGCTCGTTCAGCATCACGGTGACGGCGGCCCTGCTGGCATCGCTGCTCGTCTCGCTGACGGTCGTACCGGTGCTGTCGTACTGGTTCCTGCGCGCCCCCAAGGGCACCCCGGACGACGCGGCCGAGGCCCGCCGCCGGGCCGAGAAGAAGGAGGCGAACAGCCGCCTCCAGCGCGCCTACGTCCCCGTCCTGCGCTTCGCCACGCGCCGCCGCCTGACCAGCGTCCTGATCGCGATCGTGGTGCTCGTCGTCACGTTCGGCATGGGCGGCCTGCTGAAGACCGACTTCTTCGACCAGGGCGCGCAGGAAGTCATCACCGTCAAGCAGGAGCTGAAGCCCGGCACCGGCCTCGCGGCCACGGACGCGCAGGCGAAGCGGGTCGAGCGGCTGATCGCCTCCACCAAGGGCGTGAAGGACTACCAGGTCACCGTCGGCTCCTCCGGCTTCATGGCGGCCTTCGGCGGCGGCACCGACACCAACCAGGCGTCCTACCAGGTCATGCTGAAGGACTCGAAGTCCTACGACGACGTCCAAAAGCGCCTCGAGGACGGGCTGAAGAAGCTCAAGGGCATCGGTACGACCACCGTGTCGGCCGGTGACGGCTTCGGCAACCAGAACCTGAGCGTCGTGGTGAAGGCCGCCGACCCGCAGGTGCTGCGCACGGCGGCGGAGCAGGTCCGCTCCACGGTCGCGGGCCTCGACGGCGTCACGGACGTCACCAGCGACCTCGCGACGAGCGTGCCGCGGATCTCGGTGAGGGCGAACGCCAGGGCGGCGGCGGCTGGTCTCGACGACCAGAAGCTCGGCGCGCTGGTCGCCGAGGCCGTGCGCGGTACGACGGCGGCGAAGGCGGTCCTCGACGACACCGAGCGCGATGTCGTGGTGCGGTCGGCCGAGCCCGCGACCACGCTGGCCCAGCTGGAGAACCTGCGGGTGGGCCCGGCCAGGCTGGGTGACATCGCCACGGTGCGGGTGGTGGACGGGCCGGTGTCGCTGACCCGGATCGACGGCCGGCGCGCCGCGACGGTCACGGCCAGGCCGACCGGTGACAACACGGGTGCGATCAGCACCAAGCTCCAGTCGAAGATCAAGGCGCTGAAGCTGCCGGCGGGGGCCACGGCCCAGATCGGCGGCGTCACCTCCGACCAGAACGACGCGTTCAAGAACCTGGGCCTGGCCATGCTGGCGGCGATCGCGATCGTCTTCATGCTCCTGGTGGCCACGTTCCGCTCGCTGGCCCAGCCGCTGATCCTCCTGGTCTCGATCCCGTTCGCGGCCACGGGTGCGATCGGTCTGCTGGTCGCCACCGGCACCCCGATGGGCGTTCCGGCGATGATCGGCATGCTGATGCTGATCGGCATCGTGGTGACCAACGCGATCGTGCTGATCGACCTGATCAACCAGTACAGGGGACGGGGCTACGGCGTGGTGGAAGCCGTCGTCGAGGGCGGCCGCCACCGGCTCCGCCCGATCCTGATGACGGCCCTGGCGACGATCTTCGCCCTCCTGCCCATGGCCCTGGGCGTCACGGGCGAGGGCGGCTTCATCGCCCAGCCCCTCGCGGTGGTCGTCATCGGCGGCCTGATCACGTCGACCCTGCTGACGCTGCTGCTGGTGCCGACGCTCTACGCGATGCTGGAACTGCGCAAGGAGCGCAGGGCGAAGAAGCGGGCGGCGAAGCGGGAGGCCGGGCAGGAGACGGTCCTGGAGCCGGCCGGCGTCTGACCGCTCCGCACACACGTCGAGGCCCGGCCCGCGGGATGCGGGCCGGGCCTCGGCGTGGGTACGGGCCGAAGCCCTACGGCAGGGCGAGCATCCGCTCCAGGGCCAGCTTGGCGAAGGCCTCCGTCTCCTCGTCGACCTCGATGCGGTTGACCAGGGTGCCCTCGGCCAGGGACTCCAGGGCCCAGACCAGGTGGGGCAGGTCGATGCGGTTCATGGTCGAGCAGAAGCAGACCGTCTTGTCGAGGAAGACGATCTCCTTGCCCTCCGGAGCGAAACGGTTCGCCAGGCGGCGGACCAGGTTCAGCTCCGTGCCGATGGCCCACTTGGAGCCGGCCGGCGCGGCCTCGAGGGCCTTGATGATGTACTCGGTCGAGCCGACGTAGTCCGCCGCGGCCACGACCTCGTGCTTGCACTCGGGGTGGACCAGGACGTTCACGCCGGGGATGCGCTCGCGGACGTCGTTCACCGAGTCCAGGCTGAAGCGGCCGTGCACCGAGCAGTGGCCGCGCCACAGGATCATCTTCGCCGCGCGCAGCTCGTCCGCCGTCAGGCCGCCGTTCGGCTTGTGCGGGTTGTAGACCACGCAGTCGTCCAGGGACATGCCCATGTCGCGGACGGCGGTGTTGCGGCCGAGGTGCTGGTCGGGCAGGAACAGCACCTTCTCACCCTGCTCGAAGGCCCAGTCGAGGGCCCGCTTGGCGTTGGAGGAGGTGCAGATCGTGCCGCCGTGCTTGCCGGTGAACGCCTTGATGTCGGCGGAGGAGTTCATGTACGAGACCGGCACCACCTGCTCGGCCACGCCCGCCTCCGTCAGCACGTCCCAGCACTCCGCGACCTGCTCGGCCGTCGCCATGTCGGCCATGGAGCAGCCGGCGGCGAGGTCGGGCAGGACGACCTTCTGGTCGGCGGAGGTGAGGATGTCCGCCGACTCGGCCATGAAGTGCACACCGCAGAAGACGATGTACTCGGCCTCCGGGCGCGCGGCCGCGTCCCGGGCCAGCTTGAAGGAGTCACCCGTGACGTCGGCGAACTGGATGACCTCGTCGCGCTGGTAGTGATGGCCGAGCACGAAGACCTTGTCGCCGAGCTTCGCCTTGGCCGCGCGGGCGCGCTCGACCAGGTCGGGGTCGGACGGCGACGGCAGGTCACCGGGGCACTCGACGCCCCGCTCGCTCTTCGGGTCGGCCTCACGGCCGAGCAGCAGCAGGGCGAGCGGAGTCGGCTGTACGTCGAGTTCCGGGGTCTGGGCGGTGGTCACGACACGCACCCTTTCTACTTTTCGTCTAACTGACGCTATCTATCATAACCGCTTCACGTCACTTTGACGATGGCCATAACGTCGATGTGACGTGAATCCCGCCCGGCTCGCGCAGAGGTCCCCCGGAGGCTCCCGGAGGCCGCTTTTGGCGTCCACGGGCATGTGCGAGCATGAGGAGGAGAACGACAACGCGACAACGCGACTGCCCGGCCCGGAATGAATCCGCGGAAGCGACGGTTGCACTCGTCGGCAAGCAGTCTCCGTACAACCCGGGAGAGATGTAGATGTCCGTATCGGACGAGACCACCACCGTCACCGACGGCATCATCCTGACCGACGCCGCCGCGGCCAAGGTCAAGGCCCTGCTCGACCAGGAAGGCCGCGACGACCTCGCGCTGCGCGTCGCCGTTCAGCCCGGCGGCTGCTCCGGCCTGCGCTACCAGCTCTTCTTCGACGAGCGCTCGCTCGACGGCGACGTGGTGAAGGACTTCGGCGGGGTCAAGGTCGTCACGGACCGCATGAGCGCTCCGTACCTGGGCGGCGCCACCGTCGACTTCGTGGACACCATCGAGAAGCAGGGCTTCACGATCGACAACCCGAACGCGACCGGCTCCTGCGCCTGCGGCGACTCCTTCAGCTGAGCCGACGACAGCTGAGCCGGCGGCCCACGGCCCGACGGCCTGACGGACCGGGAAAGGCGGCGGCCCCTCTTGCGGGGGCCGCCGCCTTCGTCGTGCGCCGTGACACTGCCGTACGCCGTCGTGGGGCAGACGGGAATGTGACGACAGGGTCTAGTGCTGTGGCCGGAAAGGTTTGCCGGAAGGCTCGCGGCGTCCGGTGCGGTGCATCGCAAGGCGGAGCATCGCCCGTGTACTGGATGTACTCGGGTGATGCGACAACGCGGCGAGGTGCCGTGCCGGGCGTCGCGAGCCGGTGAACCTTTCCGGTCGCAGCACTAGCGTGTCCGCATCTGCGCGTCCGGCCGCAGCGCCCCCGGCTTCGTCTGCGGGACCGGCCTGCCGTCCGCACCCACCACCGTCCGTCCGTCCAGCGGCGCGGCCAGCCGTACGGTCTTCGCGTACTCCTTGGCGATCAGTACGCACACCTTGTCCGGCCAGGGGTGCTCGGTGACGGTGACGGTCACCTTGTCGCCGCTCTCCTTCGCCGCCGCCGAGTAGTCGGCGCACACCCCGCCGAAGAAGCTCACCGTCAGCTCCCGGCCGTCGGCCATATAGCCCTCGACCTTCACCGTGTGCGCGCCGGGCGCCGTCCCGGTCCCCGCGCCCGGCCTCGTCGGCGCGGTCGCCGTCGGCGTCAGATATGCGGGATCGACCGCCGGATACGTCACCGTGTACGCGCCGCCCGCCGCGCTGTCGCGCACCTCGAACAGCCAGGACGGCACCAGCGTCTGCCGCCCGGCCACGGAGTGCGCGGCCAGCCCGAACACCGCCTTGCCCACGGTGACCGCCCCGCTGTCCGTGCCCGCGTCCGCCCCCTTGGGCACGGACGTGGCCGAGCCGCACAGCCGCTCCCCCCGGTGGTCCTTCGGCGGCAGCTGACTGGCGCAGCCGCCGATCCCCATCCGGTGGTCGCTCTTCGGCGCCGCGTTCATCAGCTTCAGCGTCTTCGCCGCGCTCAGCACGGGGTACGTGGCACCCTTCACCGGCGTCCCCAGCAGCCCGTGGCCGCCCACGACCTCGCCCTGCCGGTCCACGGTCAGCCCGGTCGTCCAGCCGTACGTCGGCAGCCCGCCGACCACCGGATCGGCGTTGACCACCCGCTGCAGGCCCATGACCTGGCTCGCGTCGGTCTTCGCGCCGTCCAGCCCGGCCGCCTTCAGCACCGGCGCCGCGGCCGAGGCCGCCTTGGACACGCTCACCGCGGAGCCCGCCGGGCCCATCGGGTCGTGCGTGCACAGGACGCCCTTCCTGCAGTCGTCGGTGCCCGGCGCGTACCGGCTGAAGGTCCAGCTGCCCGGCGCGACCCGGTTCACGGTCAGGGTCGCTCCGGTGCCGTCCTTGCCGCCGACCCGCCAGACCGGGCCCTCGGCCACCGGCGCCGCGTCGACGCCGAGCGCCCGGGCCAGCCGCGTCACCGCGTCCTTGCCGACCCCGCCCGCCGGCGCGTACACCGGCGCGGAGCCGGGGCCGGCCGGCAGCTCGCCGTGGGCCACGTACGTCGCGCCGTAGGGGTCCGGCTCGCCCGCGGCGATGCCGTTCGCGCTCCAGCCGTCCAGGGCGAGCGGCGGGGGAGTACCGCCCCCGCCGGCCGCGCCGGGCCCGCTCGTACGGCCGCCGGCGCCGCTGCTCGCCGCGAGCAGGGCGCCACCGCCGCCGACCAGCAGCACGGCGGCGGCCACGGAGACGACGGCGAACCGGGACCGGCGCCGCCCGCCGCGCTCGCCGTCGGCGTCCCGCACGCCGTCCGCGCCCTGTGCGCCGTCCGTCGTCCCGGTCGTCGGCGCGCGGTCCTCGGGTCGCTCGGTGTCCACCGCATCGCTCCTCGCTGGTCGTGTCCCGCGGTCGTATCCCGCCTCCCCCGCGTGGGGGACGGCGATGGGACGCGGGAGGGGAGCGCGCGGTTCCCGGGGAACGCGCCCGGCGCGTCAGTCGCCGTAGTCGGACATCGCGTCCAGCAGCCGCGCGGAGCGCGCCGGCACACTCACCCCGTGGATCAGGGACGGCGGCACCGGCCGTGAGTCGGCGTGCGGTGGAACCGCCCAGTGCGGCGCCATCCGCGCGCAGTCGACACGCAGCGCGGCGAGGTCGCCCTCGAGGTCGGCCGGGGCGGGGGAGTGGACCTTGAGGTTCGTCATGACCGCACCGTACGCAAGGTCGGCGGTGCGAAGAAAGGGCTACTATCGGGTAGTTTTGCCAGCTACAGCGGTGTCGTCCGAGCGGGTAGCGTGAACTGTCAATCCAGCCTCCCGCAGGAGAATTCGCGTCGTGCGCATCGCAGTCACCGGCTCCATCGCCACCGACCACCTCATGACCTTTCCCGGCCGCTTCGCCGACCAGTTCGTCGCGGACCGGCTGCACACGGTTTCGCTCTCCTTCCTGGTCGACAACCTCGACGTGCGCCGCGGTGGCGTCGCCGCCAACATCGCCTTCGGCATGGGCCAGCTCGGCACGAAGCCGATCCTGGTCGGCGCCGCCGGCTTCGACTTCGACGAGTACCGGGCCTGGCTCGACCGGCACGGTGTGGACACCGAGTCGGTCCGGATCTCCGAGACCCTGCACACGGCCCGCTTCGTGTGCACCACCGACGCCGACCACAACCAGATCGGCTCGTTCTACACCGGGGCGATGAGCGAGGCCCGCCTCATCGAGCTGAAGACCGTCGCGGACCGCGTCGGCGGCCTCGACCTCGTCCTCATCGGCGCCGACGACCCGGAGGGCATGCTCCGCCACACGGAGGAGTGCCGCTCCCGGAACATTCCGTTCGCCGCCGACTTCTCCCAGCAGATCGCCCGGATGGAGGGCGACGAGATCCGTGTGCTGATGGAGGGCGCGACGTACCTGTTCTCGAACGAGTACGAGAAGGGCCTCATCGAGACCAAGACCGGCTGGAACGACGCCGAGATCCTGGCCAGGGTCGGCCACCGCGTCACCACGCTCGGCTCGCGGGGCGTGCGCATCGAGCGCGTCGGCGCGGACCCGATCGAGGTCGGCTGCCCCGAGGAGTTCCGCAAGGCCGACCCCACGGGCGTCGGTGACGCCTTCCGCGCGGGATTCCTGTCGGGGCTGGCGTGGGGTGTCCCGCTGGAGCGGGCGGCGCAGGTCGGGTGCATGCTCGCCACGCTGGTCATCGAGACGGTCGGCACGCAGGAGTACCAGCTGAGCCGGGGGCACTTCATGGAGCGGTTCACCAAGGCGTACGGG comes from Streptomyces sp. FXJ1.172 and encodes:
- the nadA gene encoding quinolinate synthase NadA, giving the protein MTTAQTPELDVQPTPLALLLLGREADPKSERGVECPGDLPSPSDPDLVERARAAKAKLGDKVFVLGHHYQRDEVIQFADVTGDSFKLARDAAARPEAEYIVFCGVHFMAESADILTSADQKVVLPDLAAGCSMADMATAEQVAECWDVLTEAGVAEQVVPVSYMNSSADIKAFTGKHGGTICTSSNAKRALDWAFEQGEKVLFLPDQHLGRNTAVRDMGMSLDDCVVYNPHKPNGGLTADELRAAKMILWRGHCSVHGRFSLDSVNDVRERIPGVNVLVHPECKHEVVAAADYVGSTEYIIKALEAAPAGSKWAIGTELNLVRRLANRFAPEGKEIVFLDKTVCFCSTMNRIDLPHLVWALESLAEGTLVNRIEVDEETEAFAKLALERMLALP
- a CDS encoding iron-sulfur cluster assembly accessory protein, which translates into the protein MSVSDETTTVTDGIILTDAAAAKVKALLDQEGRDDLALRVAVQPGGCSGLRYQLFFDERSLDGDVVKDFGGVKVVTDRMSAPYLGGATVDFVDTIEKQGFTIDNPNATGSCACGDSFS
- a CDS encoding carbohydrate kinase family protein — protein: MRIAVTGSIATDHLMTFPGRFADQFVADRLHTVSLSFLVDNLDVRRGGVAANIAFGMGQLGTKPILVGAAGFDFDEYRAWLDRHGVDTESVRISETLHTARFVCTTDADHNQIGSFYTGAMSEARLIELKTVADRVGGLDLVLIGADDPEGMLRHTEECRSRNIPFAADFSQQIARMEGDEIRVLMEGATYLFSNEYEKGLIETKTGWNDAEILARVGHRVTTLGSRGVRIERVGADPIEVGCPEEFRKADPTGVGDAFRAGFLSGLAWGVPLERAAQVGCMLATLVIETVGTQEYQLSRGHFMERFTKAYGQTAAEEVQAHLG